Proteins encoded in a region of the Takifugu flavidus isolate HTHZ2018 chromosome 8, ASM371156v2, whole genome shotgun sequence genome:
- the commd7 gene encoding COMM domain-containing protein 7, whose translation MQLHFSKDALPDCVSSDFHTLNKLNEQQFVRLIQILFEFLLEPEETERFVQQLGEFAGQHGMGTGPLRNLMKSVLLVPQGALRRNVSGEQMKEDLSKLGLNEDKAAHFSQQWAEHYAALSRLAVRQTLMVNQLVDMEWKFGVTVGTSEVQKVGNIFLQLKLVVRKGNSTENIYMELTLPQFYSFLHEMERAKASMECFS comes from the exons ATGCAGCTTCACTTCAGCAAAGATGCCCTTCCAGACTGCGTCAGCAGCGACTTTCACACCCTCAACAAGCTCAACGAGCAG cagtttgttcGTCTCATTCAAATTCTGTTTGAGTTCCTGCTGGAGCCCGAAGAA acagaAAGGTTTGTGCAGCAGCTCGGGGAGTTTGCAGGGCAGCATGGAATGGGTACCGGTCCATTGAGGAACCTAATGAAGAGCGTTCTCCTGGTGCCAcagg GAGCCCTGAGGAGGAACGTGAGCGGCGAGCAGATGAAGGAGGACCTGAGCAAACTAG gaTTAAATGAAGACAAAGCAGCTCACTTCTCACAGCAG TGGGCGGAGCACTACGCGGCGCTGAGCCGACTGGCTGTCAGGCAGACTCTGATGGTGAACCAGCTGGTTGACATGGAGTGGAAGTTTGGAG TGACTGTGGGGACCAGTGAAGTTCAGAAGGTTGGCAACATCTTcctgcag TTGAAGTTAGTTGTCAGAAAGGGGAATTCCACTGAGAACATCTACATGg AGCTGACGCTCCCCCAGTTTTACAGCTTCCTCCATGAAATGGAGAGAGCCAAAGCAAGCATGGAGTGTTTCAGCtga